One Mucilaginibacter ginkgonis genomic region harbors:
- a CDS encoding PAS domain-containing sensor histidine kinase — protein sequence MIARRPSLSDNELLAILSLSHNATAIYTTEDLVIEAANDAMLAFWHADKTVIGHKLEEAVPILSGNPLLDLLKNVWRTGQTYQAQEVPVVYREKKQTVYFDFEYRAIKNHEGRIHCILHTANDVTERTLKNLAKVEFSQHRLGQMVMSSPVGMTILRSRYLIVEIANDPMLEIWSRKREEVLGRSLIEIFPDQIDRRFPSMIYSVFDSGAPVTMSEVFIEIADKNGNKSSGYLSISYNPLFDPEGNVESVLITVNDVSKAVAARKEVEQNRAALQKLIEELAATNLEFEAINHELESTNNEFVLINEELSSTNDELAFANEEVIKSRDTLNLAIEAADIITWRADLGTGEFTMSDNGAELVNAIGNKLSFESFLETVGAGHRERINQVINKAIANKKKLNIEFQLKSASGQKKLWYKLNALPHYSIDGTPTYLTGTLLDITEQKEDDQRKNDFIAMVSHELKTPITSLKAYIQLLAVNAQKAGDAFTVNALAKSNAQINKMTTLINGFLNLSRLESGKISLDIKRFDLALLVAEIVDEAKTTQNTHTIIYEPCEGVLVNADADKIGSVINNLINNALKYSPRGTEVTVVCSSNTAEARVSIKDQGIGLSPKDIDRVFDRFFRVEAPQMQTISGFGIGLYLSAEIVRRHNGHIWAKSEIGKGSTFYFTLPLA from the coding sequence ATGATTGCCAGGCGACCGTCTTTATCTGACAATGAATTATTAGCCATTCTGTCGCTCTCGCACAACGCAACAGCTATTTATACTACAGAAGATCTGGTCATTGAAGCCGCCAATGATGCTATGCTTGCATTTTGGCATGCAGATAAAACGGTTATCGGGCATAAACTGGAAGAAGCCGTTCCGATATTATCGGGCAACCCGCTTTTAGATCTTTTAAAAAATGTTTGGCGTACCGGCCAAACTTACCAGGCACAGGAAGTCCCGGTTGTTTACCGCGAAAAAAAACAAACCGTTTACTTTGATTTTGAGTACCGTGCGATAAAAAATCACGAAGGCCGCATCCATTGCATTTTGCACACAGCCAATGATGTTACCGAGCGCACACTAAAAAATCTGGCAAAAGTAGAATTCAGTCAGCACCGCCTGGGGCAAATGGTTATGTCGTCTCCGGTTGGTATGACCATTTTGCGCAGCCGCTACCTGATAGTGGAGATCGCGAACGACCCGATGCTGGAAATCTGGTCGCGCAAACGCGAGGAGGTTTTAGGCCGCTCGCTGATAGAAATATTTCCGGATCAGATCGACAGACGTTTTCCGTCCATGATCTACAGTGTGTTCGACTCCGGCGCGCCTGTTACCATGTCCGAAGTATTCATAGAGATCGCTGATAAGAATGGGAACAAGAGCAGTGGCTATCTGAGTATTTCTTACAATCCATTGTTTGACCCCGAAGGAAACGTCGAGTCCGTTTTAATTACTGTCAACGATGTCAGCAAAGCAGTTGCAGCCCGCAAAGAGGTAGAACAAAACAGGGCCGCGTTGCAAAAATTGATTGAGGAACTGGCGGCGACCAATTTAGAATTTGAGGCTATAAACCACGAGTTGGAAAGCACTAACAATGAGTTTGTGCTGATAAATGAAGAGCTTTCTTCTACAAATGATGAACTGGCCTTTGCCAATGAAGAAGTAATTAAAAGCCGTGACACCCTAAATCTGGCTATTGAAGCAGCAGACATTATAACCTGGCGAGCCGACCTAGGCACAGGTGAATTCACCATGTCTGATAATGGTGCTGAATTGGTCAACGCCATAGGCAATAAATTATCCTTTGAGTCATTTTTAGAAACCGTAGGCGCCGGCCACCGTGAACGTATAAATCAAGTGATCAATAAGGCCATCGCCAATAAAAAGAAACTCAATATAGAGTTTCAGCTGAAGTCGGCATCGGGCCAAAAGAAGTTGTGGTATAAGCTTAACGCATTGCCGCATTATAGCATAGATGGCACACCAACGTACCTTACCGGCACGCTGCTGGATATCACAGAACAAAAAGAAGATGACCAGCGCAAGAACGACTTTATTGCCATGGTGAGCCACGAATTGAAAACGCCTATCACGTCTCTTAAAGCATATATACAACTGCTGGCGGTGAACGCGCAAAAGGCGGGTGATGCATTTACGGTGAACGCTTTGGCGAAATCCAATGCGCAGATCAATAAAATGACGACCCTGATTAACGGCTTCCTTAACTTGTCGCGGTTGGAGTCGGGTAAAATAAGCTTAGACATAAAACGGTTTGATCTTGCATTGCTGGTAGCAGAAATAGTGGATGAGGCTAAAACGACTCAAAACACACACACAATTATTTACGAGCCATGTGAAGGCGTTTTAGTAAATGCCGATGCCGACAAAATAGGTTCGGTGATCAATAACTTAATTAACAATGCCCTAAAATATTCGCCCCGCGGCACAGAAGTAACAGTGGTGTGCAGTTCAAATACTGCAGAGGCAAGAGTTAGCATAAAAGATCAAGGGATCGGGTTAAGCCCCAAAGATATTGACCGGGTGTTCGACCGATTTTTCCGTGTTGAAGCGCCGCAAATGCAAACCATATCGGGGTTTGGTATTGGCCTGTACCTTAGCGCAGAAATAGTGCGCCGGCATAACGGGCATATTTGGGCAAAGAGCGAGATTGGCAAAGGGTCGACGTTTTATTTTACCCTGCCATTGGCTTAA
- a CDS encoding MFS transporter: MSVVPEKNNKRTIWAWAMFDWANQAYNMVITSTIFPAYYVGITANKHGDTVSFFGHSYVNTVLSNYILALSYLIIVVLLPILTSIADYKGHKKGYLQAFTWLGALACAGLYFFTMDNFEFGMICFGLASVGYCGGFVFYNSYLPQIATTDKQDSVSAKGFIYGFAGSIVVQIICLAVVELHDKFGITEDHAARVSFLIVGIWWIGFSFIAFYLLPKGTPNAGSHQYNVFTGGFKELAKVWEKIKQLPLLKRFLPAFFFYSVGVQTIMLVAANFAAKELHLPDENLIAIILIIQVVAIIGAAATAKLSAKYGNVKALTGIVAFWTLICLGVYFIANANQFYVAAVLVGIVMGGVQSLSRSTYSKFIPPNIPDTASYFSFYDVTEKLSIVVGLFTFGFVEAVTHEMRDSALVLDGFFIIGLLLLMSLIAAQKRVKVQGVEAVS; this comes from the coding sequence ATGAGCGTGGTTCCCGAAAAAAACAACAAGCGCACCATCTGGGCCTGGGCCATGTTCGATTGGGCTAACCAAGCCTATAACATGGTGATCACATCGACCATTTTTCCTGCTTACTATGTCGGCATTACTGCTAATAAACATGGCGACACGGTCTCATTTTTCGGGCATAGTTATGTAAACACGGTATTGTCTAACTATATCTTGGCGCTATCATACCTGATCATTGTGGTGCTGTTGCCCATACTTACATCTATAGCAGATTATAAGGGTCACAAAAAAGGTTATCTGCAAGCATTTACGTGGTTAGGTGCACTGGCCTGCGCGGGCCTGTATTTTTTCACAATGGACAACTTCGAGTTCGGGATGATCTGCTTCGGCCTGGCTTCGGTAGGTTATTGCGGAGGCTTTGTTTTTTATAACTCATACCTTCCTCAAATCGCCACAACAGACAAGCAGGACAGCGTTAGCGCAAAGGGTTTTATTTATGGTTTTGCCGGAAGCATTGTGGTACAGATCATTTGCCTGGCCGTTGTAGAATTGCACGACAAGTTTGGTATAACAGAAGACCATGCGGCACGCGTTTCATTTCTAATCGTTGGCATATGGTGGATAGGTTTCTCTTTTATCGCCTTTTATCTATTGCCAAAAGGAACGCCAAATGCCGGTTCGCATCAATACAATGTATTTACAGGTGGGTTTAAAGAGTTAGCCAAGGTTTGGGAGAAGATAAAGCAACTACCATTATTAAAACGCTTTTTGCCGGCTTTCTTTTTTTACTCAGTTGGGGTACAAACCATTATGCTGGTAGCCGCGAACTTCGCCGCAAAAGAGCTTCACCTGCCTGACGAAAACTTGATCGCCATTATTCTCATCATCCAGGTAGTGGCCATTATTGGTGCCGCTGCAACCGCAAAGCTTTCCGCGAAATATGGAAACGTAAAAGCACTTACAGGCATTGTTGCGTTTTGGACGCTGATCTGTCTGGGTGTTTACTTTATCGCTAATGCTAATCAGTTTTACGTAGCGGCGGTGTTGGTAGGTATTGTGATGGGCGGTGTACAATCGCTGTCAAGGTCTACATATTCTAAATTTATTCCCCCTAATATTCCCGATACTGCATCTTACTTCAGTTTTTATGATGTTACAGAAAAGCTGTCAATAGTTGTCGGGCTATTTACGTTTGGCTTTGTAGAAGCGGTCACTCATGAAATGCGCGACTCCGCATTGGTATTGGATGGGTTCTTTATCATCGGCTTGCTGCTGTTAATGAGTCTTATCGCAGCGCAGAAAAGGGTTAAGGTGCAAGGGGTGGAAGCTGTTTCGTAA
- a CDS encoding DUF4175 family protein has protein sequence MQQSNYRLLIEKIDAFIRRYYLNKLLRGLIIWAAVLFSGYFIAALSEYFGHFNSVTRTVIFYFFILINVLIVVALVMPPLLLWQKLGRTIGHEQAAEIIGRHFAEIKDKLLNTLQLNTLAGHDEHHKHLIEASINQKIDTLRPVRFPSAVNLRANRKYLKWVFIPVSIVVIVAIAAPTILSESTKRLVKHDQYFAPPLPFNFNIENKSLAVTQGNDLDLNVRLTGNEFPSDIYIESDGHVFKTEKISISRFKYHFSNLQQTTSFKLSGGGYTSLKYNIRVTARPSLLRLDAHLAYPAYLHKKNETLANAGELTVPAGTTVSWRIVTQNADAVLFTLNNEQKKLITSDKGTFIYSARMLKPSAYVIAPINGSAISDSSAYHINIIADEAPAIAVEEKQDSVSIKSLYFTGKIQDDHGFSSLKFHYKVQTQDGRQSSFSQLVKADLSGTSSSFFYYWNIAAIKAAPGDRVSYFFEVTDNDGVSGPKATRTPERELSIPSEKQLAAQLNAGSQQVKQKMASAAKMASQIERESQRLNQILLNKRDLTFDEKKQVQDLMDKKKELDALVKEAQAENKKNVYNRQQNQQQTEQVTKMQNELDKLMDNLLDEKTQQMLQRLQEMLQQEQKESTRRELTKMQSDNKSLKKELDRMLELYKKLEFEQRLNEQVSRLNELSQQQQKLAEQTADQKVESKTMQQKQEQLKKDFEGVKKSLDDLQKSTADDQQNKFDSPKADEQKIDQQMDDAGIQISKNNSKKASESQKQAAQSLEQLGRKLQKDNEEKEGEELNIDARQLRGLLKDLVNSSFAQEKLMQTFKSTNASNPDYVNLTQHQKNIKDNLKTTEDSLYALSKRVPQIQSTVNTEITSVNDRITKALEKLGDRRTPEAVSDQQYAMTAMNNLALMLDEVLDQLQNSMKNAKSGKGKSKQSMQQLSQMQQKLNNNMQQMREQMQWQALQGQGQNQAKGQHQSQSEQFARMAREQQAIRQALQQYNRDALKDGKGNPGDLDKIAKQMEQTETDLVNRRITDDAIKRQEQIKSRLLEAEKAEQEREQDKQRLSKAGKNIPPGYIKALQQYEEKRTKQTELIRSVSPELNFYYKQKAKKYFEQINGK, from the coding sequence ATGCAGCAAAGCAATTACCGGTTATTAATAGAAAAAATAGATGCCTTTATACGCAGGTACTATTTAAATAAGTTGCTGCGCGGACTTATCATTTGGGCTGCTGTCTTATTTTCTGGATATTTTATTGCAGCCTTAAGCGAATACTTTGGTCACTTTAACTCCGTTACACGCACCGTAATTTTTTACTTTTTTATTCTGATAAACGTTCTCATCGTAGTCGCGTTGGTTATGCCGCCCCTGTTGTTATGGCAAAAGTTGGGAAGGACCATAGGTCATGAACAAGCGGCAGAAATAATAGGGCGGCATTTCGCAGAAATAAAAGATAAGCTTCTTAATACACTACAATTAAATACCCTTGCAGGGCATGACGAGCATCACAAACATTTAATAGAGGCAAGTATCAATCAAAAAATTGACACTTTGCGCCCCGTGAGGTTTCCGTCGGCGGTAAACCTTCGGGCTAATCGAAAGTATTTAAAATGGGTTTTCATTCCGGTTTCTATAGTGGTCATTGTCGCTATTGCCGCTCCAACAATTCTGTCAGAAAGCACTAAACGCCTTGTAAAACATGACCAATATTTTGCGCCGCCTTTGCCCTTTAATTTCAATATCGAGAATAAATCTTTGGCCGTTACACAAGGAAACGATCTTGATCTGAATGTTAGGTTAACAGGTAATGAGTTCCCGTCTGATATTTATATTGAAAGTGATGGCCACGTTTTCAAAACAGAAAAGATTTCAATTAGCCGGTTTAAATATCATTTTAGTAACCTGCAGCAAACAACAAGCTTTAAACTTAGTGGTGGAGGTTATACATCGTTGAAATATAACATCCGCGTAACCGCCCGTCCATCACTATTGCGGCTGGATGCCCATTTAGCGTACCCTGCTTACTTGCATAAAAAAAATGAAACCTTAGCAAACGCCGGCGAGCTGACTGTCCCTGCCGGGACAACCGTTAGTTGGCGCATTGTAACTCAAAACGCTGATGCCGTGTTGTTTACGCTAAACAACGAACAGAAAAAATTAATTACATCCGATAAAGGAACGTTCATTTACTCTGCCAGGATGCTTAAGCCTTCTGCATATGTAATCGCGCCAATTAATGGTTCTGCGATTTCGGATTCGTCTGCTTACCACATTAATATAATAGCCGATGAAGCTCCTGCAATTGCTGTAGAAGAAAAACAAGATTCGGTAAGCATTAAGTCGCTTTACTTTACAGGCAAGATCCAGGATGATCATGGATTTAGCTCTCTCAAATTTCATTACAAAGTACAAACACAAGATGGCCGACAGTCTAGTTTTTCCCAACTAGTTAAAGCGGATTTAAGCGGCACATCATCATCATTTTTTTATTATTGGAATATCGCTGCGATCAAAGCTGCCCCGGGTGATCGCGTGAGTTATTTTTTTGAAGTGACCGACAACGACGGTGTGTCGGGGCCAAAGGCAACGCGCACACCAGAGCGGGAATTGTCTATTCCGTCGGAAAAACAGTTAGCGGCTCAGTTGAATGCCGGCTCGCAGCAGGTGAAACAAAAAATGGCGTCCGCGGCAAAAATGGCATCCCAGATAGAACGCGAATCTCAACGCCTTAATCAGATTTTACTGAACAAGCGCGATCTGACATTTGATGAAAAGAAACAGGTGCAGGACCTGATGGATAAAAAAAAGGAGTTAGACGCCTTAGTCAAAGAAGCCCAGGCAGAGAATAAAAAGAATGTTTATAACCGCCAGCAAAACCAACAACAAACTGAGCAGGTAACCAAAATGCAAAATGAGTTGGATAAGCTGATGGATAATCTGCTTGATGAGAAAACGCAGCAAATGCTCCAACGGCTGCAAGAGATGCTTCAGCAGGAACAGAAAGAAAGTACCCGGCGAGAATTGACCAAAATGCAAAGCGACAACAAATCGCTGAAAAAAGAACTGGACCGCATGTTGGAACTATACAAGAAGCTTGAGTTTGAACAAAGATTAAATGAGCAGGTGTCCCGGTTAAATGAGCTTTCGCAACAACAGCAAAAGCTTGCAGAGCAAACCGCTGATCAAAAGGTCGAAAGTAAAACCATGCAGCAAAAGCAGGAACAGCTTAAAAAGGATTTTGAAGGCGTAAAGAAATCACTGGACGACCTACAAAAATCTACAGCAGATGATCAGCAAAATAAATTTGATAGCCCAAAAGCGGATGAGCAGAAAATAGACCAGCAAATGGATGACGCCGGGATCCAGATCAGCAAGAACAACAGCAAAAAAGCTTCAGAGTCGCAAAAGCAAGCCGCGCAATCTTTAGAACAACTTGGCCGGAAACTGCAAAAAGACAATGAGGAAAAAGAGGGTGAAGAACTTAACATCGATGCCCGTCAGCTTCGTGGATTACTGAAAGACTTGGTAAACAGCTCTTTCGCACAAGAAAAATTAATGCAGACATTTAAAAGCACAAACGCATCTAACCCCGACTACGTAAATCTTACACAACACCAAAAGAACATAAAAGACAACCTCAAAACAACCGAAGACAGTTTATATGCGTTAAGTAAAAGGGTGCCGCAAATACAATCGACCGTAAATACAGAGATCACATCAGTAAATGACCGAATTACAAAGGCATTAGAAAAGCTGGGCGACAGGCGCACGCCCGAAGCGGTGAGCGACCAACAGTATGCGATGACCGCTATGAACAATTTGGCACTGATGTTGGATGAGGTGTTAGACCAGCTGCAAAACAGTATGAAAAATGCAAAAAGTGGCAAGGGTAAGTCAAAACAAAGTATGCAGCAATTAAGCCAAATGCAGCAAAAACTTAATAACAACATGCAGCAAATGCGCGAACAAATGCAATGGCAGGCGCTGCAAGGCCAGGGACAAAACCAGGCGAAAGGCCAGCATCAAAGCCAAAGCGAACAGTTTGCGCGTATGGCACGCGAGCAGCAGGCTATAAGGCAGGCGCTGCAGCAATACAATCGCGATGCGTTGAAAGATGGCAAGGGTAACCCGGGCGATTTGGATAAAATTGCCAAGCAGATGGAACAAACAGAGACGGATCTCGTAAACAGACGTATAACAGATGATGCAATTAAGCGCCAGGAACAAATAAAAAGTCGTTTATTAGAGGCAGAAAAGGCAGAACAGGAACGCGAGCAAGATAAACAGCGCTTAAGTAAGGCGGGCAAAAATATTCCGCCGGGCTATATAAAAGCACTTCAACAGTATGAAGAGAAACGTACCAAACAAACAGAACTGATTAGAAGCGTTTCGCCTGAGCTTAATTTTTATTACAAGCAAAAGGCTAAGAAATACTTTGAGCAAATAAATGGTAAATAG
- a CDS encoding ATP-binding protein — MQEVNVQGAKLYTLQLPSVTESITELENLVEKLADQLQVGDDTFANMMTCLNEAVMNAIIHGNDFDPNKKVFVNVEIDGRTLIWTVSDEGDGFDYSHLPDPTDTSNIEKLTGRGVFIIKHLADQCIFNTKGNEVELHFKI, encoded by the coding sequence ATGCAAGAGGTTAATGTACAAGGAGCTAAGCTTTATACTTTGCAGCTCCCGTCTGTGACAGAGAGTATTACCGAACTTGAAAACCTGGTTGAAAAACTTGCCGACCAATTACAGGTTGGTGATGATACCTTCGCCAATATGATGACTTGCCTTAATGAAGCGGTTATGAACGCAATTATACATGGCAATGATTTCGATCCAAATAAGAAGGTATTCGTTAATGTTGAGATAGATGGCCGCACCCTCATCTGGACCGTAAGCGACGAAGGCGATGGCTTTGATTACAGCCATTTACCAGACCCTACAGATACATCAAATATTGAGAAGCTAACCGGTCGTGGGGTGTTCATTATCAAGCATTTAGCAGATCAATGCATTTTTAATACAAAGGGCAATGAAGTAGAACTTCACTTTAAGATCTAA
- a CDS encoding SDR family oxidoreductase, whose translation MKKVILVTGASSGLGLATANALAEKGHTVYGTSRNIEKIKAVSFKPIALDVTDDASVNDAITQIIKAEGRIDVLVNNAGNGITGPLYAMPVDFAKKQFEVNFFGVVRVCSAVLPHMIEQAKGLVINIGSLAGLFGLPYQGLYSASKFAIEGYSESLRMELQNTGVKVSVLNPGDFKTDFTGNREKVPFTLKNEKLEGEFNAAVAAMEKDESIGADPKKLAAQIVKIVDKSSPAHSYLVGAIGQTIVPTLKKVLPGGIFVKLMNDHYGIK comes from the coding sequence ATGAAAAAAGTAATCCTGGTAACCGGTGCGTCATCGGGCCTTGGGCTGGCAACGGCAAATGCGCTTGCAGAAAAAGGCCACACTGTTTACGGCACATCGCGCAATATCGAAAAAATTAAAGCTGTATCGTTCAAACCAATTGCGCTTGATGTTACCGATGATGCTTCTGTTAATGATGCAATTACTCAAATCATAAAGGCGGAAGGCAGGATTGATGTCTTAGTGAACAATGCCGGTAATGGCATAACCGGCCCGCTTTATGCAATGCCGGTCGACTTTGCGAAGAAGCAATTCGAGGTTAACTTTTTTGGCGTGGTACGAGTGTGCAGCGCGGTTTTGCCACACATGATAGAGCAAGCCAAAGGTCTGGTAATCAACATTGGTTCATTAGCCGGTTTGTTTGGGCTGCCATACCAGGGGCTGTATAGCGCATCTAAATTTGCAATAGAGGGATACTCTGAAAGTTTACGCATGGAGTTGCAGAACACCGGGGTAAAGGTTAGTGTACTTAATCCCGGCGACTTTAAAACTGATTTTACCGGCAACCGCGAAAAGGTTCCGTTTACGTTGAAGAACGAAAAATTGGAAGGCGAATTCAACGCTGCCGTTGCTGCCATGGAAAAAGATGAAAGCATTGGTGCCGATCCTAAAAAACTGGCAGCGCAAATTGTTAAGATAGTTGATAAGAGCAGCCCTGCCCACAGCTATTTGGTAGGCGCTATAGGGCAGACCATTGTGCCGACTTTAAAGAAAGTATTACCGGGTGGCATTTTTGTAAAGTTGATGAACGACCATTACGGAATTAAATAG
- the ybeY gene encoding rRNA maturation RNase YbeY produces MPAINFFEEDVSINLKGKLKLKSWIKSTVEAEGYKLAELNYIFCSDDYLIQINRQYLNHDTYTDIVTFDNSEKEGHITGDIFISIERITENAGKFEVSFIDELCRVIIHGALHLCGYKDKKPADKKLMTQKEDFYLAKYKELSA; encoded by the coding sequence ATGCCAGCCATTAACTTTTTTGAAGAGGATGTTTCGATAAACCTAAAGGGTAAGCTTAAGCTGAAAAGCTGGATCAAGTCGACTGTCGAAGCGGAGGGTTACAAATTAGCTGAGCTTAATTACATTTTCTGTTCTGACGATTACCTGATACAGATAAACCGCCAATATTTAAATCACGATACTTACACAGATATCGTTACGTTTGACAACTCTGAAAAAGAGGGACACATCACCGGTGACATCTTTATTTCCATTGAGCGGATAACGGAGAATGCCGGAAAGTTTGAAGTATCTTTTATAGACGAACTCTGCCGCGTAATTATTCATGGAGCCTTGCACTTATGCGGTTACAAAGACAAGAAACCCGCTGATAAAAAACTAATGACGCAAAAAGAAGACTTTTATTTGGCAAAGTATAAAGAATTGTCCGCCTGA
- a CDS encoding glutathione peroxidase, producing MKTLALLFALLFVSAPSSIFDFKNLHNIDGGKLSLSKYKGKKILIVNTASKCGFTKQYKDLQSLAEQYKDKVTVIGFPANNFGGQEPGTNQDIKTFCHDNFNVSFPMSGKVSVLGLDIDPLFQYLTTAPNPDFTGDIKWNFEKFLIDENGKLIHRYRSQVTPLDPKITSAL from the coding sequence ATGAAAACTTTAGCACTATTATTCGCCCTGCTTTTCGTATCAGCTCCATCATCAATTTTTGATTTTAAAAATCTGCACAACATTGATGGCGGAAAACTTTCTTTATCCAAATATAAAGGCAAGAAGATCCTTATCGTTAACACTGCATCCAAGTGTGGGTTTACTAAACAGTATAAAGATTTGCAGTCGCTCGCAGAGCAGTACAAAGACAAAGTAACTGTCATTGGCTTTCCTGCAAATAATTTTGGCGGCCAGGAGCCCGGTACCAATCAGGATATTAAAACGTTTTGTCACGACAATTTTAATGTTAGCTTCCCTATGAGCGGAAAAGTAAGTGTTTTGGGTTTGGATATAGATCCTCTATTTCAATATTTAACTACTGCTCCAAACCCTGATTTTACAGGTGATATTAAATGGAATTTTGAGAAATTCCTGATCGATGAAAATGGCAAATTAATTCACCGCTACAGATCACAAGTGACACCACTTGATCCGAAGATCACCAGCGCATTGTAA
- a CDS encoding NAD-dependent epimerase/dehydratase family protein — MRRAIIAGATGLVGSNLLQLLLHSIQYQEVIAVTRKEIAVQHPKLIQLIIDFDKLHEHAAAINGDVLFSCLGTTKTQAPDPEQYRKIEFKYTTLLADIAKNNGAQQLHYISSIGADISSSNFYLKLKGETESALAHLGLKSTHIYQPSVIKGGRKQSRPMEMFVIGLMKMVDPILIGSLKKYRSITAQTVAQAMFQQSLSTEAGLFIHPSDHIQNLA; from the coding sequence ATGAGAAGGGCAATAATTGCAGGGGCGACAGGATTAGTGGGCAGTAATTTATTACAGCTGTTATTGCATTCTATTCAATATCAAGAGGTTATAGCGGTTACTCGTAAAGAAATTGCTGTGCAACACCCCAAGCTTATCCAATTGATCATCGATTTCGATAAGCTACATGAGCACGCTGCGGCTATAAATGGAGACGTTTTGTTCTCCTGCCTGGGCACCACAAAAACCCAGGCTCCAGACCCCGAGCAATATCGAAAGATCGAATTCAAGTACACAACCTTGCTGGCAGATATAGCTAAAAATAACGGCGCTCAGCAGCTGCATTACATCTCATCGATTGGCGCTGACATCAGTTCATCAAACTTCTATCTTAAGCTTAAGGGCGAGACGGAGTCTGCTTTAGCTCATTTAGGACTTAAGTCCACTCACATTTACCAGCCATCTGTGATAAAAGGCGGCCGCAAACAATCACGGCCGATGGAAATGTTTGTGATCGGCTTAATGAAAATGGTAGATCCCATACTTATTGGGAGTTTAAAGAAATACCGCAGTATAACTGCGCAAACTGTTGCACAGGCTATGTTTCAACAATCGCTTTCAACAGAAGCCGGCCTGTTTATCCATCCATCAGATCATATACAAAACTTAGCGTGA